The DNA region TTGTAACCTTCATGTCTTTTTTGAATTGGCAGACtatgttactttttatttaatgaCATTAAAAGAGATGCCCTTTTGTCCTTATTTTAGATTACTGATTTTGGGCAGTCCAAGATTTTGGGGGAGACCTCTCTGATGAGAACCTTATGTGGTACCCCCACCTACCTGGCTCCAGAGGTTCTTAATTCCTTTGGAACTGCGGGATATAACCGTGCTGTGGACTGCTGGAGTTTAGGAGTTATTCTTTTCATTTGGTAAGAAAAAGTTTTTATCGCTTCAGACTGTGGTTGGTGGTATTAAGGTGAAATCAGAAATGTGTCCAGTTAGAGAGCTTGTGTTTAATTTAGGTCACTTTATTTGGACCATTGATTTAAAACAATACCTGATTTTtcattatgctaaaaaaaaaatcgatATATCTGAATGCCACTGAGAATGCcacttgatttcttttcctttctctctctaccAATATGAAGCCTCAGTGGGTATCCACCTTTCTCTGAGCATAAGACTCAAGTGTCATTGAAGGATCAGATCACCAGTGGAAAATACAACTTCATTCCCGAAGTCTGGGCAGAGGTCTCAGAGAAGGGTATGGATGCGAAAGAGTTCAGAATTTGTGGTTTGCTAAGATGTATGTGTGCTGTGATGGGAGTCTATTTTCAAATTCTGTGATGTTTTCTCCTGTCGATCctgttcttattttctgttaGTTTTTACACCATTTTAGAGGCCAAGGAAGTTATTGGGAACTTGGAGTCCAGAGCCAGACTGCTGTACTTTttagctttgtgaccttaggcaagttacttaacatctctggaTCTCCTTTTTGTTAATTTCTAACCCTGTAATATACTCACTGTGCCTGATATCTATTTAAGGGTGCAAAATAATGGGTAACTTTTTAGTTACAAGGTCTCCTTTGAAGTAGTAAGCACAGCAAAAGCTAAATGTAACTTGTTATTCTGTGTTTTAGAACTTAAAAGGGTAACTTTgtaattctgaaaagaaaaagtagaaaactgaAACTAAATGTCAAACAATGTAACACAGATGATTGTGCTAAGTGTCAGAACATCTGATGAATAACATTGTTGCAATAATATACAGCCAGCCTCCACTTGTTGCTGGACAGTCCAGCTTTGTTTCTGCCAAGCTTGCGATTCCTAGGAGAGAGCTCTCCCTGGCTGAGGAACTCTCTCCATCACTCCATGGGTCTCAGAGAGAGTTGGCTGAACATCCTGACTGTTTTAGAACCAGGGGAAGTTCAGCTTTAATTAGTTTGAATTTGAGTCCAGTAAGGGGACCAGGAACAGAGAGTTAAGAAGTTGTGATATCTGAGCAGGGAGCCATGGGGACCATCATGGCATTCCTGGTGTTCTAAAGTCTTCGGACAAATGCTGAAAGTGGGGAGGACTAGGGGGCCCTGCTCGCTGTGTCTGCTGACTCACTGTGACCTCagcccctctctcctctttctggaTGTTGGCCTGTGATTCTGGCACACtctcattttgttgatttaatgTTTTTATCCTTCTCACTGTGGTTTGCCAAATTATCTTACTGCTTTAGCTCTGGATCTCGTCAAGAAGTTGTTGATAGTGGATCCAAAGGCACGTTTTACGACGGAAGAGGCTTTAAGACACCCATGGCTTCAGGTGTGTATGGGGCAGTGGCTGCCTGCCTGAAATACCCAGGCAACCCTGATCTGTGCCTGCGAGATGGGGAAGAGGATGAAAACACACGTTTGTTTGGTTGGGTCTGTTTAATGCCATTTTTCAAGACTGAGCTGTAGGTGGGTGGAGGTGCATGTTTATGTCTGTGGGTGTGAGTGCGGGCATGTCTTGCTTTTGTGTGCAGCCTTTACAGCCTGACTTGGATGAACAAGCTCTCCTATGGCCTATCCCTGTTCCGCTCTTCTTCTCCGAGTCTGCAGTTCAGCTGTGTTCTGTTCTGTTCCTTTGAGAGGTGGTTGTAGCTCCGAACCTCCACCCCGGCTGCGTCCTTCGCTTCTCTCACACCCCTTACCTCAGACAGATGGGATGAACTGCGTTCTCGCCATCTTCAACCTTAGATCATGGAAacggtggtgggaggaggggagcaaCCTCTCCCCTGCGGGGAGAACCTGGCTGTTTCTTAAGCCCAAGTGATCCTGTGTGAGGGGGTCCTGCCTCCTGTTCATGGTGAGCAAACATGCTCTTAGCAGATTGTCACCTGCGCCTTTCAAGTCTGCATTACCTCTGTGTCCCTGCTGGGGGTTGTGGCTCCCATTAGATTATGCGTTGACTTCATTCAAGCTACTGGAGTTGGAAGCCCTTTGTGCCTTTGCTGGGCTAGTCTTTGGTTTTAGAATTCACTACAGCCTTGGGCAGGCTCTCTGACAGATGCCAGGCCTGTGTAGTGGAGTTCCTTTCAGTACAGCCAGCCATACCCCTTTCTGTTAACTTGCATTTGGTCTCTGTTACTTGTGGGGATGGATGGGGGACTTAACCAGGTTGCTTGAGCTGGAGGCTCAGATACTCTGGGAATTTCTAGTCCAGGAACTCCTGGGGCCATCCAGTCTCAGCATTGTGCTTCTGGGGCTCTGGGAAGACTGTCCttattctttctgtcttccaACGCTCAGCTCAGGCCAGCTCAGGTTGAGAACAAGAAATccctacaataaaaaaaaagttgatgtaTATGTTTGGGATGTTGCCCTGGAAACAgcagtcccccccacccccatcccgcctcccccccaggaaaaaaaaaaatctgtcagatGATTTAGCACTTAATAGACCACACAGATTTGAAACTGCAGGACCCTGGAGAAAAGGAATTTGGAAACAAAGGGTGCCTTTGCATGTGGGGacttaattttgatgaaaaagaaaaacattcctcTTGGCTCTTTTCATATGCCTTAATAGGGAAACTCTTGGGGGCCAGATATGGAGGTGGAGGAGCTGTTAGTCTTGAAAAAAACAGAGCTTGCCAGTTAGCCTGGGAACAGGATTTACATCCACCCCAAATGTACAAACAAGCGTAGcctatttttctttaactttttgtcTCACTGTTGAAAATTGTTGTTAACAGCCAAGGAAAAGGTGAAGTTCAGCCCTGCCACAGGGGTCTCACTTGAATACTCTTTtgtccatgttttatttttccagcaaAAGGTGGAGCGAACATTCAATGGGAACAAGGATGCCGACTGCCCACATAAATCACCTGTTAGTTGACAGTTTAGGTTTTATTTTGGGAAAGTCAGCATTTTTTGAAGAAACTAAGTGATTTTGTGGATCTGGCACTAGACTGTTTGTCCAAAGAATATGAATCTTGTCATTCTTTCTTGTCATTAACAGTGTCCAATttagggatgcatgtatctttttgagatatgggtgtgtgcacactcagttgtgtcctactctttgtggccccatggactttggcctgccagactcctctgtccatggaatttcccaggcaagaatactggagcggttgcagtttcctactccagggaatcttcctgacccagggatcgaacccaagtctcttatgtctcctgcattgacaggcagattcttgcctggtacagatatatgcccaggagtgggagtgCTGGCGCATATAgcaactatttttagttttttgaggaacctgcatactattttccatagtggctgctccAGTTTATATTCCCGCCAACAATGtgggaggattcccttttctgcacaccctctccagcatttattatttatagactttttaatgatggccattctaacctgCGTGAAGTGGTACcgcattgtagttttgatttgcatttctctaataatttgccACATGGAGCATCTTTtgatgtgcctgttggccatctgtatgtcttctttggaggaaataCCTATTTAAgtgttttgcccattttttgactgagtttttgttgttgttgttattatcgagttgtatgagctgtttgtatgttttggaaattaagcccttgtcgcatcatttgcaaatattctctcccagttCATAGGTTGTCCTTCAGTTCTgttcatggtttcctttactgtacagaagcttgtaagtttgataaggtcacattcatttatttttgcttttatttctattgctttgggagACTAACCTAAGAAAACATcagtacaatttatgtcagagaatgttttgcctatattctcttctaggagtcgtatggtgtcatgtcttatatttaagctaagaacctcattttaacttaattatctgtgcaaaggccctgtctccaagtAGTCATAATACTGGGGGTTGGGCTTCAACATGTAAgtggggaaagggggaggggataCAATTCAGTCATAACTCACACAATTCAGTCATAACAACAATTCAGTTGCCATAACGACGGGTGAATAGCATTTTCAACATTGATTGAGCCCCTCTGATACAGAGGCCCCTGTGCTTATTATGGTGCCTGGCGCCCAAGGGTCCTCATAAACTGTTCACTGGGTGAAAGagagaggtgggtggggtgggtgggcaggaaggCACAGGGGGCGTTCCCGGTGGAGGCTGTGAGCAGGTGTAGGAAGAAATAAGGGGTGGACCTTTGAGGGTGGCCTTGCCCGAGAAGTGAGATCCTGGAGGAGAGTGTGGATGAACTTGGTGCTTGGACAATGGGGAGCTACACTGAGTAGCTCAATAAACAGAGTGATGGAAGCAGGTGATTCTAGCTGCTAAacgtagaggatgagatggttggatggcatcactgactcaatggacctgagtttgagtaaactccgggagttggtgatagacagggaggcctggcctgctgcagtccatggggttgcagagtcggagacgacggagtgactgaactgagctgacctgTAGGACAGGTAAACTGATCCTTGTGCACTAAGTTTTCTGCAGTCAAATTGCTGAATGTTGAAGGCCTTCACTCCTTGGTTCTTCCTCCCCCACGTCCCCCATGGTGCACTATGTATGCCAATACATAGTGGGAGGAGTAGGGGAGGGCTGGGATGGGAAGGTACATGGGGATTTGGAAACGAGCTGCTCTGGGACTGTATTCTGCACGCGCTACTTGCAATGGCTGAGCTCAGCTTTCAGCTGGCCCCAATGTCCACATTCCTAACCATGTGGCATTTCACGTTTCTGAAGGGGGAAGCTACACCAGGCCACCTCTCCTGGTGGGCAAATCTTTAAGCCCTGCAGAAGTGAGCAtccagggaggtgggcaggggtgtCTATGTGCACTGCCCCACCCCTCATTTCCATCTCTAGCAGCAGGAAGCACCTGTTCACTTTTTCCTCTCATTAACTCTGGGGTATTGCAGGCTTGCCATCCTTCTTAGAACTCATACAGTGCTTGCTTGGTGAATTTTCTAGGGTGCAGGGTTGCTTTGTTGGGGTGACCCTGTTAACAGGCTTTGTTGTTGGCAGTAGGAGGGGGGCAACCTGCTGGAAAGATGTGCAGAGCAGCATGGAGCCAACCCCAGTATCTGGCTTCCTGATTGCCATCTCTCAGGATCTGGGACGCTTATTCTGAAAGTCTTTGACCACTGAGGTCTGTGGTTCTCTCTGACCCACCTAGAGCACTTAGGGTGTATAGGTTTGGTTGAGCCTATGTTGACTGAGTGTTGACTGCTGATTAGactgttcctttttctcccctccacccccatcttAGCCCACTTCTCTGTTTCCGGGAGCATCCTGGCCCTGCCTTTTAGGAGCTTTCTTTCCCGCATTCACAGCCTActtagattttccatttcttcacagGATGAGGACATGAAGAGAAAATTTAACAACTTGCTTTCTGAAGAAGATAAGTTGATGGCTCTGCCCCAGGTCCCTGCCCAGGTATTCTGGATGATGGTCATTAAATGTAGGCTAAGTTTAAGGAGCCCATGAGTGGAGGATGAAGAGCTTGAATAGTCTGTTCAGCTGCAATTGCTTAACATTTTTTTGTAAGGAGTAATGTCGTAGATACTTTCAGCTTGATCTGCTCCAATATCTTTAGAAGATTTAATAATGAagaatatgttttataaattagaGAAGCACAGGTGGGGGTCATTATTCAATGTCTCCTGTAAGGCAagattgtgtgcatgctcagttgctaagtcttgtctgactctttgtgaccctatggactgtagcccaccagactcctctgcccatgggatattttcagcaagaatactggagtgggttgccatttcctcctccagttgatcgtcccgacccagggatccaaccagcgtttcctgcattgctggtggattctttaccactgagccacattgGAAGACTGTATTAGAGGCTCAGATTTAAAtttgttgaaaatttaaaaatttggggGAGTGATTGATGACTTACTGATTATAATCTTATTCCTCTGAAGTTCtttgtgtatatgttaatatcACAAAGATGATATTTGTGatattgtgtatatgttaatatcTGCTCATTTCTGTCCTGCCTTCTTTCAGTAACATTCATTTTCCCATTGGTCCCTCACAATTCTGTAAATGGGAAAACACACAAAAGGGTCAGGAGAAGACAACCAAGAGGAGGCTGGTTATGCTGCTcgtttccttgttttctttttttcactgcaCCACTTggcgtgtaggatcttagttctccaaccagggattgaacctgtgccctctgcagtggaagcacggatgCTTCACCACCGGcccaccaggggaagtccctgCAGCTTACTTTCAATAGGCATCATTGAGTGGTTGGAGGCCCCAAGGGAGAGAAATGTCAGTCCCATAAATGTGTGTGAGACGGGGAGGGGTGTGGTAGGGGTTCAGAGCCAATGAGGACGACCAGCATTCTTGGTCCTAGAAGGTTCACGTGAAGTGCTCCAAGATTACTAGAAGCATATTGGGAAACTGATGATTGTGACGAAGCCGGAGGTTTTCTTTGAACATCTCTCCCCTTTCCTTTACTTGCAGCCTTCCACAAGTCTAAAGCGGCTTCGCGAAGGGGAAGCAGAGAATGCCGACCCCACGAAGCGCCTGGCTGTGTGTGCAGCTGTCTCGTGAACACTGGTGGACCACGGAAGACGTGTACCTTCTTGAACCCTTCTGCTgccattttctttaaatatgttttgTATAGTTTGTATTTTCATTATGGGAACAGCTGCTTGTCCACAACCATTGATACACAATTCAAAATGTGGTGGAACCCGGGCTTTGTGCTTTCTGCGTGTTGATCAGCTCTTAGCTACATGATTTTAGTGTGTATGTATTTGATACGTGTACTTCTGGTGCTTCTCCTTAGGCTGTAACTAGACATGTTTCTTAGGATACGTCCCTGGGTGAGCTGCATACAAATTCTAAAGACCCCTTAGAaagtggcagggggtggggcatAGCAAGTCAGGGTGGGGTTTGTTGAAACTGGCTGGTTGCCAGAGTCTTTACCAGACAGTTGGTACTTTGGTACACATACCATGGCCcacttttgtgttttttattttaattttttaaattcaatttttatttttttggctgcacagctttcgggatcttagttctccaaatagggatcagacctgtgcccCCCTGCACTTGAATCATGgtgtcctaacctctggaccaacagggaattaGCCCATGGTTTTAGAGTCCCATTCTCACCCTCATGGACCCTAAAACCACAGACCCAGATAAGTTGTGGAAATCAAAAACTTCCTGATTACAGGAAAAAGACCAGAAACACTGACTGTGTTTGAAATGTGTATAAGGCATGTGGGCTTGTCATATTGACCCAATGATGACCAAGAAGACCCTGTGTAAAGTGCCTGCCTTGGTTGGTCTTGTCTAGCGATTCAGTGTGCTAGGTCCTCTGATTACCGTCATGTTATAAGTAGGGAACCCAGACCGAAGAAGTGAGGTGACTTACTcaatgtcacacagctaggaagtggcagagctgggacccagcccagggcttcctgactcaaattcatgttcccTATTCGATCCAGACTCAGGGATGTAGACTCACAGACAAAACTCATGTGAGATTGATGTCTAAGTCTTGAATACTGGCATGTTCAATCATGGTGGATGGATACAACCCCATAATCTGTGGAACTTGGGACATCTTGGGGACAAGGAACAGAGGGCCATTCAAATTACTTCATGGAAAAGGAGATTTGTTTTGGCCTTACAGAGGGCTGGGCCTGGGAGGCCATCAGGAGCCCGGGCAGTTCTAATGGCTGGCTCCTCTTGTCTCTTTCTGACCCACTGAATTTGCTTCTCTAGCCACTTTGGCTGATTGATGCTAGGCCACATTGTAGTTTGCTGACCATGCCATGAGTTGAGTGCCTTGGTTCGGATGCCGCTGCTGAGCCAGCCAGGGGAGGGCGAGAGGCACACAGCTGTTGCCCCAGGCAGTGAGGGTGGTGGTTGGCAATGGAAATTAAAAGGGTGTGTAGGCATTCTGAGGCTTGGCTGGCCTGTTGCTGAGGGCTAGATGGGGATTTAGGTGGTTTGCATATTTAAAGGAATGAGGCGGAGATTGCCAAGTTAGATGGGTTTCAGCTCATTTGAATACTTAATGTGAAGGCTGTGGTTTCTTAGGGCATCTTTCCCTCTTGGGGTAGTCAACCAGCCCGTCTCTGTTTTCAGTGCACTCTCTGATTACACCTACCATGAATAATGGCCTCCAGAGATGTTCTTATCCTAATCTCCAGAATTTATGAATATGTTCCTTTTTcatggcaaaagagactttgcaggtgtgattaaatgaaggatcttgagatgggaagatATGTCCTGTTTTATCAAAGTGGGCCTGTGTCATCACAGTGTTCCTTTTAAGAGGGACACAGGGAGAGTCAGAAGAGAGGGAGTGGTAGTCTTTAGAAACAGAGGAAGAGGCCACAAGCCATGGACTACAGG from Cervus canadensis isolate Bull #8, Minnesota chromosome 1, ASM1932006v1, whole genome shotgun sequence includes:
- the CHEK2 gene encoding serine/threonine-protein kinase Chk2 isoform X3 encodes the protein MSKTLGSGACGEVKLAFERKTCKKVAIKIISKRKFAISSEREADPALNVETEIEILKKLNHPCIIKIKDFFDAEDYYIVLELMEGGELFDRVVGHKRLKEATCKLYFYQMLLAVQYLHENGIIHRDLKPENVLLSSPKEDCLIKITDFGQSKILGETSLMRTLCGTPTYLAPEVLNSFGTAGYNRAVDCWSLGVILFICLSGYPPFSEHKTQVSLKDQITSGKYNFIPEVWAEVSEKALDLVKKLLIVDPKARFTTEEALRHPWLQDEDMKRKFNNLLSEEDKLMALPQVPAQPSTSLKRLREGEAENADPTKRLAVCAAVS